One genomic segment of Alkalimarinus alittae includes these proteins:
- a CDS encoding PIG-L deacetylase family protein: MNFEQLITPYNSHHTLPGKKVVVLAPHPDDEVFGCGGTLNQMANAGADITVLIVTDGVLRSEHTHQNTPAAIAEFKAQAKKRHDESIKAAKTLNYPAPIFLGLQDGELLQNGNLANDIKKHLANTPYDLLLAPSIWEMHRDHRAVAQAALTLIKEAPHNCQLAFYEVGVPLLPNYMVDISNSQPQKNEAMQHFQSQLTTQAYADQIRGLNRFRSYTLGPDVTTAEAFHLVSNSHTTLFATLHAPSQCTLALIEAEQTIQNLKARPAEVSSMTRQPKKHKEDKTEIEALRKALIQAQQHTTALQNTLSWRITAPLRALKILYRHLNYSEK; this comes from the coding sequence CAAAAAAGTAGTCGTTTTGGCCCCCCACCCAGACGACGAAGTCTTTGGCTGTGGTGGCACGCTTAACCAAATGGCCAACGCAGGCGCAGACATTACCGTACTCATCGTTACCGACGGCGTGCTCCGCAGTGAACACACCCATCAAAACACACCAGCCGCCATAGCCGAATTTAAAGCACAAGCAAAAAAGCGCCATGACGAGTCAATAAAAGCGGCTAAAACACTTAATTACCCAGCGCCTATTTTTTTAGGGCTGCAAGATGGCGAACTATTACAAAACGGTAATCTCGCAAACGACATCAAAAAACACCTGGCAAACACCCCTTACGACCTACTATTAGCCCCATCAATATGGGAGATGCACCGCGACCACCGGGCCGTAGCACAAGCCGCCCTCACCCTTATAAAAGAAGCCCCCCATAACTGCCAGCTTGCATTTTACGAAGTTGGTGTTCCCCTCCTCCCCAATTACATGGTCGATATAAGTAACAGCCAACCTCAAAAAAATGAGGCCATGCAGCACTTTCAGTCACAGCTAACCACACAGGCATATGCCGATCAAATACGCGGACTAAACCGGTTTCGCAGCTACACCCTAGGGCCAGACGTAACCACTGCTGAAGCGTTTCACTTAGTTTCTAATAGCCACACCACACTATTTGCAACCCTGCACGCACCCAGCCAATGCACACTCGCCTTAATAGAAGCAGAGCAAACAATACAAAACCTCAAAGCCCGACCCGCTGAAGTGTCGAGCATGACTAGGCAACCCAAAAAACACAAAGAAGATAAAACAGAAATAGAGGCGCTACGAAAAGCACTAATTCAAGCACAACAGCACACAACTGCATTACAAAACACACTAAGTTGGCGCATCACCGCCCCCCTGCGCGCATTAAAAATACTTTATCGCCACCTAAATTATAGCGAAAAATAA
- a CDS encoding beta strand repeat-containing protein translates to MAITAIQRTELVSLLVGMFDAAPSAEILTEFVAYFEAGDSITDIANNLDDTEVFQSMYPTWFTNEDFASKFTKTIMDGNTDAAGLAVATSEVLALLNAGYSQGETAKIATDFLMAVDATDVVFGQAGLALQNKTEVATYHATQLLNADSSLASLQAVLASVNATQQSVDDVKALIDLGVTSTADFDQMLTTGQDNLTGTAGNDSFAAWIFNNSNSAQSGDMINGGEGTDTLVAELGNSAGFAIALKTYSVEVAHFRAQASNNVDANGDNDNSAGGIDKFAQVDAQDMNGTTQFWSTESRANLHIEDVRNNSHETTLGWRSADAGNVNYEVYFDTQHITKPGATTANSQLFLEVLDLAGMKNYDEPLRDNPYTGVSFKMKAADGTETVITVSAENPVSGPSATYQELADGINALLIEQGYTAITAALGSDFGAINSTDGVTYEGTTIVLTNSGPEVLEGIGWTTNGTVPASSNVHTDIDDTAPLTSTTLTQVDVILDNVGRGSKSADFVAGNISQNASVGLESNSRGIQQFNIDVDRNSWVNEIRSTNNTLEEVYVESIGAEGSIRIDALQDVRVFDATGMKNSVAVTADLSDNVITKYFNLKDVASNVASDNIVFEYTTAASDDTINLTVSEKAAAHEDFKLLVNTGAGNDQVTINVDAATSEMLADQAALNNIVISTGAGDDTVRTIGNGVATITTGTGNDTVYSDNSGDKAIWLFNADNTDETNIQGSGAGAPQLLYKAQLTVTYSAGSVGLGGGVTTAAAAAGLNGFESTVTIPTTNYVGNDASINQAIKDAINNDSVLSKFLLAEDGPNHSLVIKSLVDGVYASTDVDVSITAASFADLSASEQAGVISAGRTLAADSTAVIDQTTLDNSVIAANAAVDVTISAGEVGTDSNQGQNDNIINVGSGDDVIALSTVALSVETIVFTETNIGSNTIANFTTGALNGDILDFTAYLDNLESVTGSSESQVAITGTFGIESVAGGAVLDGNSITVINDFAQSGTKTFANLTASALKDAIKTTGTVAHANIVDATLNTTGANADLVGSTRDHIVMIENDLNAGEYKVFHLTDDNTGAEFATVSLLGTIDLGSDATALVGTNFA, encoded by the coding sequence ATGGCTATAACAGCTATCCAACGCACAGAACTTGTCTCATTACTTGTAGGCATGTTCGATGCAGCACCCTCTGCAGAAATCTTAACTGAATTTGTTGCATACTTCGAAGCGGGCGATTCAATTACAGATATCGCTAACAACTTGGATGACACTGAAGTTTTTCAGTCAATGTATCCAACTTGGTTCACAAACGAAGATTTTGCCAGCAAGTTCACTAAAACTATCATGGACGGCAATACCGACGCAGCAGGCCTAGCAGTAGCCACTAGCGAAGTACTTGCTCTACTAAACGCAGGTTATTCTCAAGGCGAAACAGCAAAAATTGCAACTGACTTCCTAATGGCTGTCGATGCAACTGACGTTGTTTTCGGTCAAGCAGGTCTTGCATTACAAAACAAAACTGAAGTTGCAACGTATCACGCAACTCAACTACTTAACGCCGACTCTTCACTAGCAAGCCTACAAGCGGTTCTTGCAAGCGTAAACGCAACTCAACAATCAGTTGACGACGTTAAAGCACTAATCGACTTAGGTGTAACAAGCACTGCAGATTTCGATCAGATGCTAACAACTGGTCAAGATAACCTTACTGGCACCGCTGGTAATGACTCTTTTGCAGCGTGGATATTCAACAACTCAAACTCTGCACAATCTGGCGACATGATCAATGGCGGCGAAGGTACAGATACATTAGTAGCTGAACTTGGCAACTCTGCAGGTTTCGCTATCGCACTTAAGACTTACTCTGTAGAAGTCGCTCACTTCCGTGCACAAGCATCAAATAATGTTGACGCAAACGGCGATAACGACAACAGCGCTGGCGGTATCGACAAGTTCGCACAGGTTGACGCTCAAGACATGAACGGAACAACTCAGTTCTGGTCTACTGAAAGCCGTGCAAACCTTCACATCGAAGACGTTCGCAACAACAGCCACGAGACAACTCTAGGCTGGAGAAGTGCAGACGCCGGTAATGTAAACTACGAAGTTTACTTCGACACTCAGCACATCACTAAGCCTGGTGCAACAACAGCTAACTCTCAGCTTTTCTTAGAAGTGTTAGACTTGGCAGGCATGAAAAACTATGACGAACCATTACGAGACAACCCTTACACGGGTGTTTCTTTTAAGATGAAAGCAGCTGACGGTACAGAAACTGTCATCACTGTTTCTGCAGAGAATCCCGTGAGTGGCCCAAGTGCAACTTACCAAGAACTTGCAGACGGCATCAACGCTCTACTTATCGAACAAGGTTACACAGCAATAACTGCTGCTTTGGGTAGCGACTTTGGCGCTATCAACTCTACTGACGGTGTCACATACGAAGGAACAACCATCGTATTAACCAACAGCGGCCCAGAAGTTCTTGAAGGCATTGGCTGGACCACAAACGGCACCGTACCAGCTTCAAGCAACGTACACACCGATATCGATGACACTGCACCATTAACATCAACTACATTAACCCAGGTTGATGTAATTCTTGATAACGTAGGTCGTGGCTCTAAGTCTGCAGACTTTGTTGCGGGTAACATCTCTCAGAATGCAAGCGTTGGATTAGAATCTAACTCAAGAGGCATTCAGCAGTTCAACATCGATGTTGACCGTAACAGCTGGGTGAACGAGATTCGTTCAACTAACAACACGTTAGAAGAAGTGTACGTTGAAAGCATTGGTGCAGAAGGCAGCATCCGCATCGACGCACTTCAAGATGTACGTGTGTTCGACGCAACAGGAATGAAGAATAGCGTAGCTGTAACTGCAGATTTATCTGATAATGTTATTACTAAGTACTTCAACCTAAAAGACGTAGCTAGCAACGTAGCATCTGACAACATTGTGTTTGAATACACTACCGCGGCATCTGATGACACTATAAACCTTACAGTTTCAGAAAAAGCTGCAGCTCACGAAGACTTTAAACTATTGGTAAATACAGGTGCAGGTAATGACCAGGTTACTATCAATGTAGACGCGGCAACATCAGAAATGTTAGCTGACCAAGCAGCCTTAAACAATATTGTTATTTCTACAGGTGCAGGTGACGATACTGTAAGAACTATAGGTAATGGTGTAGCAACTATCACTACAGGCACTGGTAACGATACTGTTTATTCAGATAACTCTGGTGATAAAGCTATCTGGTTATTTAATGCAGACAACACAGATGAAACGAATATCCAAGGTAGCGGTGCAGGTGCACCACAATTGCTATACAAAGCTCAGCTGACTGTAACTTACTCTGCTGGTTCTGTTGGTTTAGGTGGTGGTGTCACGACTGCCGCTGCAGCAGCTGGTTTAAACGGTTTTGAGTCAACTGTAACCATCCCAACCACAAACTACGTGGGTAACGATGCTTCAATCAACCAAGCCATTAAAGATGCAATTAACAATGACTCAGTGTTGAGCAAGTTCTTGTTAGCTGAAGATGGACCGAATCACTCTTTAGTTATCAAATCTCTTGTTGATGGTGTGTACGCATCAACTGACGTAGATGTAAGCATAACCGCTGCAAGTTTCGCAGATTTATCTGCCTCTGAGCAAGCTGGAGTTATATCTGCCGGAAGAACATTAGCTGCTGACTCTACAGCAGTTATCGATCAAACTACTCTTGACAATTCAGTAATTGCTGCAAATGCTGCAGTTGATGTTACTATATCAGCAGGTGAAGTTGGTACAGATAGCAATCAAGGTCAAAACGACAACATTATTAATGTTGGCTCTGGCGATGACGTAATTGCTTTGTCTACTGTTGCTCTCTCTGTAGAAACAATTGTATTTACAGAAACAAACATCGGCAGCAATACCATCGCTAACTTCACTACTGGTGCACTTAACGGCGACATCCTAGACTTTACTGCATACCTTGATAACCTAGAAAGCGTAACAGGTAGCAGCGAGTCACAGGTAGCTATTACAGGTACGTTTGGAATAGAAAGTGTAGCTGGCGGCGCAGTACTTGACGGAAACTCAATTACTGTTATTAATGATTTTGCTCAGTCTGGTACCAAGACGTTTGCAAACTTAACTGCTTCTGCACTTAAAGATGCA